Proteins from a single region of Chryseobacterium sp. T16E-39:
- the mgtA gene encoding magnesium-translocating P-type ATPase encodes MIKLKEKIKNPFHSIINSDGMNVGTITKLHNASSQDDKFVYAMLETSEEGITNITADERKDRFGLNEIQHQKAPKWYIQLLKAFANPFIYILLAIASVSFLIDVWLPPVEERDFKTVIVVSIMILISTLLRFIQEYRSNNAAEKLKSMVKTTATVLRKFQSKQEISISELVPGDIIYLSAGDMIPADCRILISKDLFISESMLTGEALPVEKNHLPVRDAEKRQVIELNNLCFMGTNVVSGSATAVIVVTGGYTYFGSISKSITGERPETSFDKGINKVSFLLIRFMLVMVPIIFLVNGLLKGNWWEALLFAIAVAVGLTPEMLPMIVTANLAKGAVNMSKRKVIVKRLNSIQNIGAMDILCTDKTGTLTLDKIVLEKHLNVHGIEDDEVLKWAYLNSYHQTGLKNLLDKAVLEHVELHDYLKVEEQYLKIDEIPFDFQRRRMSVILKMHNGNHLLICKGAVEEMLELCSKAFDPGDNRNIHIENDKAVPMDDAMRKIVLKTSKKMNEEGLRVILVAIREFDASHPLTYTLESEKDLTLTGFIGFLDPAKPSAKPAIEALHKLGVGVKVLTGDNEIVTRKICKDVGIPVHNIINGRDLDEISDEVLAERMDSVSVFAKLNPLQKVRVVKVLRSQGHTVGFMGDGINDAAALKESDVGISVDTAVDVAKESADIILLEKDLMVLRKGVIYGRRTFGNIIKYIKMTASSNFGNMFSMLGASAFLPFLPMLPVHLLIQNLLYDISQISIPWDRMDEEFLETPKKWDAGGVARFMFFIGPISSIFDFATFAVMYYVFKANTAEHQTLFQSGWFVEGLLSQTLIIHMIRTRKIPFIQSWATAPVVALTTLIMIIGIALPFSPFASVLKMQPLPLSYFPWLLGILTCYCLLTQWVKNWFIKKFNTWL; translated from the coding sequence ATGATTAAGCTAAAAGAAAAAATCAAAAACCCGTTCCATTCAATCATTAATTCCGATGGAATGAATGTAGGAACCATCACCAAACTGCATAATGCATCCAGCCAGGATGATAAGTTTGTATACGCAATGCTGGAAACCAGTGAAGAAGGTATAACCAATATAACGGCGGACGAACGTAAAGACAGATTTGGCCTTAATGAAATTCAACATCAGAAAGCTCCTAAATGGTATATACAACTTTTAAAGGCTTTTGCTAATCCATTCATCTATATACTTCTCGCTATTGCCTCAGTATCATTTCTTATTGACGTATGGCTTCCTCCTGTAGAAGAGCGGGATTTTAAGACCGTAATTGTTGTTTCGATTATGATTCTGATAAGTACTTTATTGCGGTTTATCCAGGAATACAGGAGTAATAACGCAGCAGAAAAGCTGAAAAGTATGGTCAAAACAACCGCTACTGTACTTAGAAAATTTCAAAGCAAACAGGAAATTTCTATTAGCGAGCTTGTTCCCGGGGATATCATTTACCTGTCTGCTGGTGATATGATTCCTGCAGATTGTAGAATTCTAATAAGTAAGGATTTATTTATCAGTGAAAGTATGCTTACAGGAGAAGCATTACCGGTAGAGAAAAATCACCTTCCTGTACGGGATGCAGAAAAAAGACAGGTTATTGAACTGAATAACCTATGTTTTATGGGAACCAATGTGGTAAGTGGTTCTGCCACAGCAGTCATTGTCGTTACCGGAGGCTATACTTATTTTGGAAGCATCAGTAAATCGATCACAGGGGAACGACCTGAAACAAGCTTTGATAAAGGAATCAACAAGGTAAGTTTTCTTCTGATCCGCTTTATGCTGGTTATGGTTCCTATCATATTTTTAGTCAATGGTCTCCTCAAAGGAAACTGGTGGGAAGCTCTGTTATTTGCCATCGCAGTAGCTGTAGGATTAACTCCTGAAATGCTTCCTATGATCGTTACCGCCAATCTGGCTAAAGGGGCTGTAAACATGAGTAAACGCAAAGTAATTGTAAAAAGATTGAATTCCATCCAGAATATCGGGGCAATGGATATTCTTTGCACAGACAAGACCGGAACCCTTACGTTAGATAAAATTGTTCTTGAAAAACACCTGAATGTCCATGGAATAGAGGATGACGAGGTATTGAAATGGGCTTATCTGAACAGCTATCATCAGACTGGATTAAAAAATCTTTTAGACAAAGCTGTTTTGGAGCATGTTGAACTTCATGATTATCTTAAAGTAGAGGAACAGTATCTTAAAATAGATGAAATTCCTTTTGATTTTCAACGCCGTAGAATGTCGGTCATTCTTAAAATGCACAATGGAAATCACCTTCTTATCTGTAAAGGAGCTGTAGAGGAAATGCTTGAATTATGCAGTAAGGCTTTTGATCCGGGAGACAACAGAAACATTCATATTGAAAATGATAAAGCGGTTCCTATGGATGATGCCATGCGTAAGATCGTTTTGAAAACTTCAAAAAAAATGAATGAAGAGGGATTGCGTGTAATTCTTGTGGCTATCAGGGAATTTGATGCTTCTCATCCGCTTACGTATACCTTAGAAAGTGAAAAAGACCTTACCCTAACCGGTTTCATTGGTTTTCTTGATCCGGCAAAACCATCTGCTAAACCAGCCATAGAAGCCTTACATAAATTGGGGGTTGGTGTAAAAGTATTAACTGGAGATAATGAAATTGTTACCCGGAAAATATGTAAAGATGTAGGAATTCCTGTGCACAATATCATTAATGGGAGAGATCTCGACGAAATATCTGACGAAGTATTGGCAGAACGTATGGACTCTGTTTCTGTATTTGCCAAACTGAATCCTTTACAAAAGGTGCGCGTCGTAAAAGTGTTACGCAGTCAGGGACACACGGTAGGTTTTATGGGGGATGGAATTAATGATGCAGCAGCACTCAAAGAATCTGATGTAGGGATCAGTGTAGATACAGCAGTGGATGTGGCTAAAGAAAGTGCAGATATCATCCTTCTTGAAAAAGACCTAATGGTACTCAGAAAAGGGGTGATCTATGGAAGAAGAACCTTTGGAAATATTATTAAATATATTAAAATGACGGCGAGCAGCAACTTTGGAAATATGTTCAGCATGTTGGGAGCCAGCGCATTTTTACCATTTCTTCCTATGCTTCCTGTTCATTTACTGATTCAGAATCTGTTATATGACATTTCGCAAATTTCTATTCCCTGGGACAGAATGGATGAAGAGTTCTTAGAAACCCCTAAAAAATGGGATGCCGGAGGAGTTGCCAGATTTATGTTCTTCATAGGCCCTATCAGCTCCATTTTTGATTTTGCAACGTTTGCGGTAATGTATTATGTATTTAAAGCCAATACGGCTGAGCATCAGACTTTATTCCAAAGTGGATGGTTCGTTGAAGGATTGCTTTCTCAAACACTGATCATCCATATGATCAGAACAAGAAAAATTCCTTTCATACAAAGTTGGGCTACTGCTCCGGTAGTTGCTTTAACGACATTAATCATGATTATCGGGATTGCATTACCATTCTCACCATTTGCTTCAGTATTAAAAATGCAGCCTTTACCACTGAGCTATTTCCCATGGTTATTGGGGATACTCACTTGCTATTGTCTGCTAACGCAATGGGTTAAAAACTGGTTTATTAAAAAATTCAATACCTGGTTGTAA
- a CDS encoding efflux RND transporter periplasmic adaptor subunit — MTIKATRLRGSMPILLWFTTASIILYSCNGKKEHSENTVPYLTKGDTIIVQKNSPVISKLAVYTVKEEEYSPNLLTVGTVKAIPNTYSEIASPFAGRILKSYVKLGQKVAPGSPLFSVSSKDYFAAQKDYRDAQQEYRQSELNMKRQQDLLQHGVGIQRETEEAATEFQIKKTALANASAALKIYKNGDKMSMNTPLVVVSPIKGEVVTNDIVMGQYLKEDALPMVVIAELSKVWIAGQVKENDLRFLQNLTGVEVNVSAFPDRKMTGKIYHINEIVNEATRSVEVLVECENNDRLLKPGMFVNVKFSNTAEKKIFVPAKAVLQFNDKNYVLVQTSKNEYVKKYVETGVTENNRIQILGGLKSGETIISDGAFYLLDAK, encoded by the coding sequence ATGACTATCAAAGCAACACGATTGAGAGGCAGTATGCCCATACTGCTATGGTTTACTACAGCCTCAATTATCCTTTATTCCTGCAACGGTAAAAAAGAACATTCTGAAAATACGGTTCCTTATCTTACTAAGGGAGATACTATTATTGTACAAAAAAACTCACCTGTTATTTCTAAACTAGCCGTTTACACTGTAAAAGAAGAAGAATATAGCCCTAATCTTTTGACGGTAGGAACCGTAAAAGCTATTCCCAACACTTATTCCGAAATAGCATCCCCATTTGCGGGAAGAATCTTAAAATCATATGTTAAACTAGGACAAAAAGTAGCACCCGGGTCTCCTTTGTTTTCAGTAAGTTCTAAAGATTATTTCGCAGCACAAAAAGATTATCGTGATGCTCAGCAGGAATACCGTCAGTCGGAATTGAATATGAAGCGTCAGCAGGATCTATTACAACATGGAGTAGGAATACAACGTGAAACTGAAGAAGCTGCTACAGAATTTCAAATTAAAAAAACAGCACTGGCTAATGCTTCAGCAGCCTTGAAAATCTATAAGAATGGAGATAAAATGTCTATGAATACACCTTTGGTAGTAGTATCTCCTATAAAAGGAGAGGTCGTAACGAACGATATTGTTATGGGTCAATATTTAAAAGAAGATGCCCTTCCTATGGTTGTAATCGCCGAATTATCAAAAGTCTGGATCGCGGGTCAGGTAAAAGAGAATGATCTTCGTTTTCTTCAGAACCTTACAGGTGTAGAAGTGAATGTCAGCGCATTCCCTGATAGGAAAATGACAGGAAAAATATACCATATCAATGAAATTGTAAATGAAGCAACACGAAGTGTAGAAGTACTTGTAGAATGTGAAAATAATGATCGCCTTTTAAAACCGGGAATGTTTGTGAATGTAAAATTCAGCAACACAGCTGAAAAGAAAATATTCGTTCCGGCTAAAGCTGTTCTTCAGTTTAATGATAAAAATTATGTTCTGGTACAGACTTCAAAAAATGAATATGTAAAGAAGTATGTAGAAACAGGTGTAACAGAAAATAACAGAATTCAAATTCTAGGCGGATTAAAATCAGGCGAAACCATTATCAGTGATGGCGCTTTTTATCTTCTGGACGCTAAATAA
- a CDS encoding efflux RND transporter permease subunit has protein sequence MKNILNNIIAKRWLILALFALLALFGYYSWKQLSIEAYPDIGDVTSQVVTQVPGLAAEEIEQQITIPIEQAINGLPGMHVMRSKSTFGLSMVTIVFNDGVDDYWARTRIKERLGDLELPYGVTPGLDPLTSPTGEIYRYIIESKNHDLRELTDLQNFMIIPKIKQVSGVADVTNFGGITTQFQVELDPVKLEQYNISLKEVAEKLEANNANSGGSVMNRGDQSYVIRGIGLVKSLEDMGRVVVKSVNGTPVYMNDIGKIKYGNLERKGALGYSDQRGANYSDNIEGIVLLLKGENPSVVLKGVNEAVDDLNKNVLPKGVQIHVVLDRTNLVDNTLHTVSKTLLEGMTLVIIVLIVFLGSWRGALLVAVTIPLSLLIAFILMHFTNIPANLLSLGAIDFGIIVDGAIVMLETILKKREDHPDEELDEKTITQKVKEIAKPVFFATIIIITAYLPLFAFERVEKKLFTPMAFTVGYALLGALAVALFLIPGLAFVIYRKPRKIYHNRWLEKIGAAYHSRVQKIMSRPKRIFIPLIAILLTTGILTALVGKDFLPPLDEGSIWLQVSLPPGITVEKSREMSDTLRARTLKHKEVTYVMVQAGRNDDGTDAWTPSHFEVSVGLKPYSEWKWGRSKADLIKELEAEYATMPGYNIAFTQPMIDGVMDKISGAHSELVVKVYGNDFKETRRIAEEVMTTLKKVKGAVDLAIDQEPPLPQLQIKVDREKIAQYGLNVSDVSDLIEVAIGGKAVSKVYQGIKVYDIITRYNEISRNTPEKIGSLMLTNESGAKIPLSQVADIQMNTGESMIAREMNKRHLTVRLNLRGTDLTSFLAQAEKAIDKEVKYDHEKYSVKWGGQFENQNRAYGRLSIIVPLALSIMFILLYGAFQSFRQAGLLISIVPLALFGGMLALNLRGMTLNISSAVGFIALFGVAIQNGVIMISHINDLRKKGYNLRKAVIEGASHRFRPVLMTATVAILGLFPASLATGIGSDVQRPLATVIVYGLLFSTIITLFALPALYYLIENKWGKSYNAVKEN, from the coding sequence ATGAAAAATATACTGAACAACATCATTGCAAAACGATGGTTAATACTGGCATTGTTTGCATTGCTTGCCTTATTTGGCTATTACTCGTGGAAACAACTTTCTATAGAAGCATATCCTGATATTGGAGATGTTACGTCTCAGGTTGTCACTCAGGTACCCGGTTTAGCTGCTGAAGAAATAGAGCAACAGATTACGATTCCTATTGAACAGGCAATCAATGGACTTCCCGGAATGCATGTGATGCGAAGCAAGAGTACTTTTGGATTATCCATGGTGACAATTGTTTTCAACGACGGAGTAGATGATTATTGGGCGAGAACGAGAATTAAAGAAAGACTGGGAGATCTCGAGCTTCCCTATGGAGTGACTCCTGGGCTTGATCCTTTGACATCGCCTACCGGAGAGATATACCGGTATATTATTGAAAGTAAAAACCATGATCTTCGGGAGCTTACCGATCTTCAGAATTTCATGATCATTCCTAAAATAAAACAGGTTTCAGGAGTTGCTGATGTTACCAATTTTGGTGGAATTACCACACAGTTTCAAGTAGAACTGGATCCTGTAAAACTGGAGCAGTATAATATTTCCCTTAAAGAAGTAGCAGAGAAACTGGAAGCCAATAATGCCAACTCAGGAGGAAGTGTCATGAACAGAGGTGATCAATCCTATGTTATCCGTGGTATTGGCTTGGTTAAATCTTTGGAAGACATGGGAAGAGTTGTGGTAAAATCAGTCAATGGTACTCCTGTGTACATGAATGATATTGGCAAGATAAAATATGGGAATCTGGAACGTAAAGGCGCATTAGGTTATTCTGATCAGCGCGGAGCTAATTACTCTGATAACATAGAAGGTATTGTTTTATTACTTAAAGGAGAAAATCCATCTGTTGTATTAAAAGGAGTAAATGAAGCAGTCGATGATCTGAATAAAAACGTTCTTCCAAAAGGAGTTCAGATTCACGTTGTATTAGACCGTACAAATCTTGTTGACAATACCTTACATACCGTTTCGAAAACTTTACTTGAAGGAATGACATTAGTGATCATTGTATTAATTGTCTTTCTGGGAAGCTGGCGTGGTGCTTTACTGGTAGCGGTTACAATTCCATTATCGCTGTTAATTGCATTTATATTAATGCATTTCACCAATATCCCAGCTAACCTGTTATCACTTGGTGCGATCGATTTCGGAATTATTGTAGATGGCGCTATTGTCATGCTAGAAACGATTTTAAAGAAACGGGAAGATCATCCTGATGAAGAACTTGATGAAAAAACAATTACCCAAAAAGTAAAAGAAATCGCCAAACCCGTATTTTTTGCTACGATCATTATTATCACGGCCTATTTACCATTGTTCGCTTTTGAAAGAGTGGAAAAGAAACTATTTACACCAATGGCTTTTACCGTAGGATATGCACTCCTTGGCGCATTGGCTGTAGCCCTATTTCTTATTCCAGGATTGGCTTTTGTGATCTATAGAAAACCCCGTAAGATCTATCATAACCGTTGGCTGGAGAAAATAGGAGCTGCCTATCACAGCAGGGTTCAGAAAATTATGAGCCGACCTAAACGAATATTCATCCCGTTAATTGCTATTCTTTTAACTACCGGTATTTTAACAGCTCTCGTAGGAAAAGACTTTTTACCACCATTGGATGAAGGCTCAATATGGCTGCAGGTTTCATTGCCACCAGGCATTACGGTTGAGAAATCCAGAGAAATGAGTGATACCCTTCGGGCACGTACCCTCAAACATAAAGAAGTAACCTATGTAATGGTACAGGCAGGGAGAAATGATGATGGAACTGATGCATGGACACCTTCCCATTTTGAGGTTAGCGTAGGTCTAAAACCATACAGTGAATGGAAATGGGGCAGAAGTAAAGCAGATCTCATTAAAGAGCTGGAAGCTGAATATGCAACGATGCCCGGATATAATATTGCTTTTACCCAACCGATGATCGATGGGGTAATGGATAAAATTTCAGGGGCACACAGCGAGCTTGTGGTTAAAGTTTATGGAAATGATTTTAAAGAAACAAGACGAATAGCAGAAGAAGTCATGACGACTTTAAAAAAAGTAAAAGGAGCTGTCGATCTTGCCATAGACCAGGAGCCTCCATTACCTCAGTTGCAGATCAAAGTAGACCGTGAAAAAATAGCTCAGTATGGACTAAACGTATCGGATGTTTCAGATCTCATAGAGGTAGCTATCGGTGGAAAAGCGGTTTCAAAAGTATATCAGGGAATCAAGGTGTATGACATCATTACACGATATAACGAGATAAGCAGGAATACTCCCGAAAAGATAGGAAGCCTAATGTTGACCAATGAATCCGGAGCAAAGATTCCACTTTCCCAGGTTGCAGATATACAAATGAACACCGGAGAAAGTATGATCGCCCGTGAAATGAACAAGCGCCATCTCACAGTACGTCTCAATCTTCGTGGTACCGATCTTACTTCTTTTTTAGCACAAGCTGAAAAGGCTATTGACAAAGAGGTAAAATATGATCATGAAAAGTACAGTGTAAAATGGGGTGGACAGTTTGAAAACCAAAATCGTGCTTATGGAAGACTTTCAATAATTGTCCCGCTAGCACTTTCCATCATGTTTATTTTACTTTATGGAGCTTTCCAATCATTCCGTCAGGCCGGACTTTTAATAAGTATTGTTCCGCTCGCTCTTTTTGGAGGAATGCTGGCACTTAATCTTCGCGGAATGACCTTGAATATTTCTTCTGCAGTAGGCTTTATAGCTTTGTTTGGAGTCGCTATACAAAATGGAGTGATCATGATCTCCCATATTAATGATCTGCGAAAAAAAGGATATAATCTGAGGAAAGCGGTTATTGAAGGAGCATCACATCGTTTCCGTCCTGTTCTGATGACTGCAACAGTAGCGATATTAGGATTATTCCCAGCTTCATTAGCAACAGGTATCGGTTCAGATGTACAAAGGCCTTTAGCTACTGTTATTGTTTATGGACTCTTGTTTTCAACCATCATTACATTATTTGCCCTTCCTGCACTTTATTATTTAATAGAAAATAAATGGGGAAAGAGTTATAACGCCGTAAAAGAAAATTAA